One part of the Leclercia sp. LSNIH1 genome encodes these proteins:
- the nrdD gene encoding anaerobic ribonucleoside-triphosphate reductase, with amino-acid sequence MTPHVMKRDGCNVPFKSERIQEAILRAAKAAGVDDADYCATVAEVVSNQMMGRSKVDINEIQTAVENQLMSGPYKQLARAYIEYRHDRDIEREKRGRLNQEIRGLVEQTNSALLNENANKDSKVIPTQRDLLAGIVAKHYARQHLLPRDVVQAHERGDIHYHDLDYSPFFPMFNCMLIDLKGMLTHGFKMGNAEIEPPKSISTATAVTAQIIAQVASHIYGGTTINRIDEVLAPFVTASFNKHRQVAEEWQIPDADGYARSRTEKECYDAFQSLEYEVNTLHTANGQTPFVTFGFGLGTSWESRLIQQSILRNRISGLGKNRKTAVFPKLVFAIRDGLNHKFGDPNYDIKQLALECASKRMYPDILNYDQVVKVTGSFKTPMGCRSFLGVYEDENGEQIHDGRNNLGVISLNLPRIALEAKGNEATFWKLLDERLVLARKALMTRIARLEGVKARVAPILYMEGACGVRLKADDDVAEIFRNGRASISLGYIGIHETINALFGDKHIYDSEALREKGIAIVQRLRDAVDRWKEETGYGFSLYSTPSENLCDRFCRLDTAEFGVVEGVTDKGYYTNSFHLDVEKKVNPYDKIDFEAAYPPIASGGFICYGEYPNIQHNLKALEDVWDYSYQHVPYYGTNTPIDECYECGFTGEFECTSKGFTCPKCGNHDAARVSVTRRVCGYLGSPDARPFNAGKQEEVKRRVKHLGNGQIG; translated from the coding sequence ATGACACCGCATGTGATGAAACGAGATGGCTGTAACGTGCCTTTCAAATCAGAGCGCATTCAGGAAGCGATTCTGCGTGCAGCTAAAGCAGCGGGAGTCGATGACGCAGATTACTGCGCCACCGTCGCAGAGGTGGTCAGCAACCAGATGATGGGCCGCAGCAAGGTCGACATTAACGAGATCCAGACCGCGGTGGAAAACCAGCTGATGTCCGGCCCCTACAAGCAGCTGGCGCGCGCCTACATTGAATACCGTCACGACCGGGATATTGAACGTGAAAAACGCGGCCGCCTGAACCAGGAGATCCGCGGCCTGGTGGAACAGACCAACTCCGCGCTGCTCAACGAAAATGCCAACAAAGACAGCAAAGTGATCCCCACCCAGCGCGACCTGCTGGCCGGTATTGTGGCTAAACACTATGCCCGTCAGCACCTGCTGCCACGCGACGTGGTGCAGGCTCATGAGCGCGGGGATATTCACTATCACGATCTCGACTATTCGCCATTCTTCCCGATGTTCAACTGCATGCTGATCGACCTGAAGGGCATGCTGACCCACGGCTTCAAGATGGGCAACGCCGAGATCGAACCGCCAAAATCGATCTCCACCGCCACCGCAGTGACGGCGCAGATTATCGCCCAGGTCGCCAGCCACATTTATGGCGGCACCACCATCAACCGGATCGACGAAGTGCTGGCCCCGTTTGTGACCGCCAGCTTCAACAAGCATCGCCAGGTGGCGGAAGAGTGGCAGATCCCGGATGCGGATGGATATGCCCGCTCCCGCACCGAGAAAGAGTGCTACGACGCCTTCCAGTCGCTGGAATATGAGGTGAACACCCTGCACACCGCCAACGGTCAGACGCCGTTTGTCACCTTTGGCTTTGGTCTGGGCACCAGCTGGGAATCGCGCCTGATCCAGCAGTCCATTCTGCGCAACCGCATTTCCGGCCTCGGCAAAAACCGCAAAACCGCGGTCTTCCCGAAGCTGGTGTTCGCCATCCGCGACGGCCTGAACCACAAGTTTGGCGATCCAAACTACGACATCAAACAGCTGGCGCTGGAGTGCGCTAGCAAGCGCATGTATCCGGACATTCTGAACTATGACCAGGTGGTGAAGGTCACCGGCTCGTTCAAAACCCCCATGGGCTGCCGCAGCTTCCTCGGCGTGTACGAAGATGAGAACGGCGAGCAGATCCACGACGGGCGTAACAATCTGGGCGTGATCAGCCTGAACCTGCCGCGCATCGCGCTGGAAGCCAAAGGCAACGAAGCAACATTCTGGAAACTGCTGGACGAGCGCCTGGTGCTGGCGCGTAAGGCGCTGATGACCCGTATCGCCCGTCTGGAAGGGGTCAAAGCCCGCGTCGCCCCGATCCTCTATATGGAAGGGGCCTGCGGGGTACGCCTGAAGGCCGACGATGACGTGGCGGAGATCTTCAGGAATGGCCGGGCCTCCATTTCGCTGGGCTATATCGGCATCCACGAAACCATTAACGCCCTGTTTGGCGACAAGCACATCTACGACAGCGAAGCCCTGCGTGAGAAAGGTATCGCTATCGTCCAGCGCCTGCGCGACGCGGTGGATCGGTGGAAAGAGGAGACCGGCTACGGCTTCAGCCTCTACAGCACCCCGAGCGAAAACCTGTGCGATCGCTTTTGCCGCCTGGATACCGCCGAGTTTGGCGTGGTGGAAGGTGTTACCGATAAGGGCTACTACACCAACAGCTTCCACCTCGACGTGGAGAAGAAGGTCAACCCGTACGACAAGATCGATTTTGAAGCGGCCTACCCACCGATCGCCAGCGGCGGCTTCATCTGCTACGGCGAATACCCGAACATTCAGCACAACCTGAAGGCGCTGGAAGACGTGTGGGATTACAGCTATCAGCACGTGCCCTACTACGGCACCAACACGCCAATAGATGAGTGCTACGAGTGCGGCTTTACCGGTGAGTTCGAGTGCACCAGCAAAGGCTTCACCTGCCCAAAATGCGGTAACCACGACGCCGCCCGCGTCTCCGTGACCCGCCGCGTGTGCGGCTATCTCGGCAGCCCGGACGCCCGTCCGTTCAACGCCGGCAAGCAGGAAGAGGTGAAGCGCCGGGTGAAGCATTTAGGGAATGGGCAGATCGGGTAA